Genomic DNA from Cyprinus carpio isolate SPL01 chromosome A22, ASM1834038v1, whole genome shotgun sequence:
ggaaccaaaaatggttcttctattgcgTTATGGAATGTTTATAGTTGAGACAATATGTTTGGAGAAATGGAGAAAAGTAGTAGTGGGcataaataacatacatttatCCAAGTATCTGTCTCCATAACTCTCCTTCACTTCAGGGGTCAGTTGGTTCCAGAGGCGATGAAGTTCCCTCTCGATGGGCTCCAGGCTGGTCACCTGTGTCTTGAAGAAACCAGGTTCGATGATGCACACATTGACCCCAAAATTCTGGATGTCCCTCCTGAAATTGAATGCAAAATCAAGAGGTTTTCTTTAAAGGTACAAATGGTTTCAAAGGTCGAAACAATACTACAGCCACATAAAAACCATTGTATTCATTGACGTGTGGTACCTGAGACAATCAGAGAAGCTCTCCACTGCAAACTTTGAGATGCAATACCCTCCGCCGTTAGCTGCCACTCTTCCCAACACTGATGCCACGTTCACCACTCGTCCACGGGCCTTTTTGACAAGAGGGAAGAAGTTCATGGTCATCTCGATAACACCAGTCATGTTGACTTTGAGCGTGCTTTCGAAGTCTTCGATTTTCATCCATTCTGATGGACCCATGGGAAGGGAGCGTCCGGCGTTGTTCACGAGACCCCACAGTCCTGGGTAATTGGAAGCAAAGATGTCACACTTGTATCTAAAACGTATTTTAAAGTCTCACCTGTAACACACCTTTATCTCCAACTTCATTTTTGGTCCATTCCAAAGCCTTCTGAATGCTGGCTGTGCTGGTCACGTCCAAAATGCAGGTCTTCAGGAAAGGTCCCGTCGCCCTCTTCAGATCATCTGCACCCTTTTCCGTGAGACACCCGGCTAGGACACGGAAACCACGTTTGTCCAAGCGTTTGCACAGTAGGTGTCCGAACCCAGAGTCGCAACCTGTTACAAAAACGTGTTTCTCCGAGACCTTGGTGATCTCCAGGTTGTCCCGGTAGAACCACACCAGAACCCACAGCAGCATGAACGCACCCAAGATGCATGTGCATGTACAGTTGTTACTGTAAGcacaaaatgcatacaaaattgacacatttctgagttttgttggtttatttgtttgttttgatagtATTTTAGTCAGACGCATTCTTACCTCAAGTACTCGTACATCCTTTCTGTCTCCTGAGTGATTCTGCGAAGATGCTTAGTAAACAATTGCTTTTTTGTAGAATGCAAATGacgtaaaagaaagaaaaaacacaacaatgcaGGTATAATTATAAAGCAGTTCCTTAAATCACCACAGGGGGCACCATAATCTAACAAACACCAGCTTTTAAAAGGTATTGTGAACttctataaaacataaaactttttaaatattcaaataaaatgacaacATGGTTTTTGCACGCTTATTGGACATTACTGATCCATGTACACAGCTTCTCTTTGGTTTTAGATTATGTAGTCACAGGACGCAAACATACGGTACACTTTCGTTTTTCAGAGCACATGAGAAATCTTGAACTAAGGCTCTTATGAAACAAAGGGAGACTTGGGTATCAGTGTAAAGATTTAGAGAAAGCTATAACATTGAAAATCCAGCACCACAGAAACACTATAAGCTTCTCAAAGCTCAAAACCTATTAGTTACAGGGACTAATTAAGAGAAAGGTTGAAGATTCTTCTGTGTTACCACATAATGAATCGGACAAAACCAACCATTTAGGCTCCTATATGCATACTATGCTTTGAGGAATGTATGCTTATTAATTATCAAACAAACATGCTTTTATAAAAGGCTTTTATCAAAGAATTATTAATGTGCTTTccgaaaataaatgcataaaagtgtatacatacaatattttacaattatttttttttttttttagattatgtgACAAAATTGCTAAAGAATCGTAATTATTATTAACTTCAAAAAATAGCATctagaaaataagaaaatgttacTAAACTGAAGACCCTTATCAACATACATTAAAGAAATTACcttatttgtaatgaaaaacaaaGGACATTAAAATATTACTCAAATTACCctgaataataatgcaaaatgaatacattttacatgtttgCAAGTGAAAAATGTTTAGTAAAACATTGTCATTTTAAGAGAGAATATAAAAccaattaatactttttttaatactataaataaatacttaagcATACACATTTAAGTAAATGTTAATCCCACTTGTAAAAATAAGAAATTCTGCTATCAGTTAAAGTAGTCAATTATCAGACTTACTTTTTTCCCTTCTTGGCTCTGCAGCTGGAGGTCCTGAGTGCGTTTGGTGAGTGATCTGAAGTGGGTCTGCGTCTCAGATTTATCCCTGAAGCTGATCCTCTCAGACAGGGCCGCAATTTCTAATCTCTAATCTCACTGTATTGTCGTTTGGGcatttttgtgtgcttgtgtaaGCGTCATCCACAAATAGCTGGGCTGGGAGGAACTTTTAAGGAGAATCATgccaattcactttatttttaggttGATTGAATTAGTTTTTGGGAGGTTGACAGGAAACTTTAAGCAATGACAGGAGCGTCCAGTGATGTGACATTAATGTGACATTTTTGTCTacagcagatttaaaaaaaattatatttttgttcaaatgattATACATTAGGTTTTTATGGCCTCATAATAATGGAGAGACTACATGGAATATtagtacatataaaataataatagaaattagaatatacaatacaaatgtagtgatataattaataatattatacaatatagaaattatatataagaaatatttttatataaatatataaaataatttcttaaggatctatattagtttttatcagtatttttataaatttgaattttagtttttcatattttttgagatttttattattttatatatctatgttattatttcatattcatattttattatatattttatttcaatttaattttagtacatcaagttgaaCTATCTAAATCAgaaaactagctgaaattaaattttatatattttttttatttcaacttttatttcaagtaaggaataattttttttttatgattttagtttgtttaatcccgtttaattttatggttttagtttgattaaactaaaaactgaaactctgattttatatatatatatatataacagttctCTGTAAAAGACCAAACAGTACCGTTCACCACCCTCGGTTCAGTACGCATGTGTATCGCAATTAATCTCAGTTCTAA
This window encodes:
- the LOC109063464 gene encoding retinol dehydrogenase 7-like, with amino-acid sequence MYEYLSNNCTCTCILGAFMLLWVLVWFYRDNLEITKVSEKHVFVTGCDSGFGHLLCKRLDKRGFRVLAGCLTEKGADDLKRATGPFLKTCILDVTSTASIQKALEWTKNEVGDKGLWGLVNNAGRSLPMGPSEWMKIEDFESTLKVNMTGVIEMTMNFFPLVKKARGRVVNVASVLGRVAANGGGYCISKFAVESFSDCLRRDIQNFGVNVCIIEPGFFKTQVTSLEPIERELHRLWNQLTPEVKESYGDRYLDKYINIQRLIMNTICDSDLSKVTNCMEHALLAVHPRTRYSAGWDAKLLWIPLSYMPACIVDIALKLVLPKPAKSV